From a single Dendropsophus ebraccatus isolate aDenEbr1 chromosome 8, aDenEbr1.pat, whole genome shotgun sequence genomic region:
- the TMEM134 gene encoding transmembrane protein 134 isoform X2 has product MGNFTIDDAFEMSVEDTGPRFGALHFGGDTETQQNRHKYKNLENDEETDVKIKDVERGLPTLSSRSSQCSFSTISNSTQLSTQECFGWTRHPLVQKNKKVVLSSFLLLLLGLVFVFVGVGLQVSPSPAVSSAIFFVPGLLLLIPGVYHVIFIYCAVRGRHGFQFFYLPYFDK; this is encoded by the exons ATGGGTAACTTCACTATTGATGATGCATTCGAGATGTCTGTGGAGGATACAGGACCCAGATTCGGGGCTCTGCATTTTGGGGGAGATACTGAGACACAGCAGAATCGACACAAGTACAAG aACTTGGAAAATGATGAAGAAACGGACGTGAAAATCAAAGACGTTGAAAG GGGTCTTCCGACACTTTCCTCTCGCAGCTCCCAGTGTTCGTTCAGCACGATTAGTAACAGCACCCAGTTATCCACACAGGAATGCTTTGG CTGGACCAGACATCCTCTTGTACAGAAGAATAAGAAGGTTGTCCTCTCGtccttcctcctcctgcttcttGGCCTGG TGTTTGTGTTTGTCGGTGTGGGACTACAGGTCAGCCCGTCACCAG CCGTCTCTAGCGCCATCTTTTTTGTGCCTGGTTTGCTATTGCTGATTCCAGGAG TATACCATGTAATATTTATTTACTGTGCTGTGAGAGGCCGACATGGTTTCCAGTTTTTCTACCTCCCGTATTTTGACAAGTGA
- the AIP gene encoding AH receptor-interacting protein, with translation MATGAVALGEGIRKRTTTPSNAALSEYRDGTKATFHYRSLLCDEKRTVLDDSSTRDKPMELIIGKKFKLPVWETIIRSMKEGEVAEFLCDIPHVIEYPQVSRSLRRIAAGQDPRDGQRHCCGGIAQLHDHSLGFPDLDALQKEPQPLIFVITLLKVEEPGSYRQDAWAMSDEEKLDAVPLLHQEGNQLYKEGNIPEAAAKYYEAIACLKSLQMKEQPGSPDWIALDTKITPLLLNFCQCKLLEGEYYQVLEHCSSILNKYSDNVKALFKRGRAHAAVWNATEAEQDFARAVELDPSLAPLVAKELKKLEKLMSEKDQEDKDRFRGIFK, from the exons ATGGCGACAGGGGCAGTGGCTCTCGGTGAGGGGATAAGGAAACGCACCACAACGCCCAGCAATGCCGCATTATCGGAATATCGAGACGGCACAAAG GCCACATTCCACTATCGCAGCCTCCTGTGTGACGAGAAACGCACCGTGCTGGATGACAGCTCCACCAGAGATAAGCCCATGGAGCTGATCATAGGCAAGAAGTTCAAGCTGCCCGTATGGGAGACCATCATCCGCAGCATGAAAGAAGGCGAGGTGGCCGAGTTCCTGTGTGACATTCCG CACGTCATTGAATACCCTCAAGTATCGCGTAGCTTGCGCCGGATTGCGGCCGGACAGGACCCTCGTGATGGCCAGCGGCACTGCTGTGGAGGGATTGCGCAGCTTCATGACCACTCCCTTGGTTTTCCAGACCTGGATGCTCTGCAGAAGGAGCCTCAGCCCCTGATATTCGTCATCACTCTGCTGAAG GTAGAGGAGCCGGGCTCGTACAGACAGGACGCGTGGGCCATGTCCGATGAGGAGAAGCTGGACGCCGTGCCTCTTCTCCACCAGGAGGGAAATCAGCTGTACAAGGAGGGGAACATCCCGGAAGCTGCTGCCAAATACTACGAGGCCATCGCCTGCTTGAAGTCCCTGCAGATGAAG GAGCAGCCAGGATCCCCGGACTGGATCGCTCTCGACACTAAGATCACACCATTGCTTCTGAACTTCTGTCAGTGCAAACTGCTGGAGGGCGAATACTACCAAGTGCTGGAGCACTGCTCCTCCATACTGAACAAGTACTCAG ATAACGTAAAGGCCTTGTTCAAGCGAGGACGGGCGCACGCTGCTGTTTGGAACGCAACAGAGGCCGAGCAGGACTTCGCCCGGGCTGTAGAGCTGGACCCATCCCTCGCTCCTCTGGTTGCAAAAGAATTGAAGAAGCTTGAGAAACTTATGAGTGAAAAAGATCAAGAGGACAAAGACCGGTTTCGGGGCATATTCAAATGA
- the CDK2AP2 gene encoding cyclin-dependent kinase 2-associated protein 2 yields MSYKPIAPAPSGSSSAPGTPVTPVPGAAVSSPSGAVSVSSFRPIFSDFGPPSMGFLQGVKPAVSQAVSQGTYSDLLSVIEEMGREIRPTYAGSKSAMERLKRGIIHARALVRECLAETERNART; encoded by the exons ATGTCCTACAAGCCCATCGCCCCGGCCCCGTCAGGGAGCAGCAGCGCCCCGGGCACCCCCGTCACCCCCG TTCCGGGAGCCGCGGTCTCATCCCCTTCAGGAGCTGTATCAGTCTCCTCTTTCCGGCCCATCTTCAGTGACTTTGGACCCCCATCCATGGGCTTCCTTCAG GGAGTGAAGCCCGCTGTATCACAGGCCGTCTCCCAGGGGACTTACAGCGATCTACTGTCCGTCATTGAAGAGATGGGGCGAGAGATCAGACCGACTTACGCTGGGAGTAAAAGTGCAATGGAGAGATTAAAAAGAG GTATCATTCATGCCAGAGCTCTTGTGAGAGAATGCCTAGCCGAAACAGAACGCAACGCACGTACGTGA